The Streptosporangiales bacterium DNA window GCGGGACCGCGCAGACCGCGCCACCGGCACCGAGCAGCGTGAACGCGACGAGCTTGTCGTCGATGTCGTGCGCGATCGCGTTCCACACCGCGTGGAGAACCGCGGCGGCAAGCACGACCAACGAGTAGTGAACTACGCCCAGTGGGAGAGCCAGGAAGCCTTCCAAGCGATGCTCGCCGACCCAGTGGCGCAAGAGCACATGACGGCCATCACCGAACTAGCCACCGCCGACCTCCACCTCTACGCGATCTCCTCCATCCACCACACGTGAGCCGCCAAACCGCTCACTCGATGCGCTCCTCGAGTCGTCGCAGCACGGCTCGGAGATCTCCCATGAACCCGCTGACCCGGTCGTACGACTCCGCCGCGCCAATGCGTTCGATGGTCGCGACGATGCAGCGCCGGATTGCGTCGAGTTCCGTGCTAGGAATCGGCAGGTGGATCGTGTCGCCTTGGTCGGCATTCGCGCGGTGCGTGAGCAGTCTGACGCCCAACATGTTGCAGGCTTCCCAGTCCAGCCCGACCCGGGCGGAGAACGTTTCGGGAGACATGTATTCCGTCGTCTCTCGTACAGCCTCGAACCAGACGAACAGATCGTCGGGATCGATCGCCACCAGGGCCGGTTGTCGAACGAGTGAAAGCCGCCTCCCCGTAGATGGCATCGATGTTCGGGCGCGGAGTTGTCTCCTCGGGCTCGGCATGGCCCGAACCGTTGCCGCATGCCGACGAGCATCTTCTGCGCTGGTGTGGTCATTGCCGCTGCTCGTGAACGCGTTGAGCCGCAGAAGTGCGAGGTACCCTTCTGCGAGGTATCTACCAACGCGGGTATGGAACTCTTCGACACCGAGACCTTCAAGGGTCGCGATGAGGCAGCGCCGGATCACGCTGAGCTCGGCAGTGGGGATTGTGAGTCGGACCGTCCCATCGGCAGCGGCCTCGGCGCGATTTTGACGGACCTTATCGC harbors:
- a CDS encoding EamA family transporter, which produces MVVLAAAVLHAVWNAIAHDIDDKLVAFTLLGAGGAVCAVP